AGCCCATCTTCGTCAGCATCGGGATGTTGACGACGGCCAGGCCGACCAGGGCGATGACGACGGTGAGTCCGGCGAAGACGACGGCGGAGCCCGCCGTGCCGACGGCGCGGCCCGCGGCATCCTCCTTCTCGCGGCCCTCGGCCAGCTCCGCGCGGTAGCGGGAGACGATGAAGAGGGCGTAGTCGATGCCGACCGCGAGGCCGATCATCATCGCGAGGGTGGAGGTGGTGGAGCCGAGGTCGAGGACGCTGGCGAGCGCGGTGATCGAGGAGACGCCGATGCCGACGCCGATGATCGCCGTGAGCAGCGGAAGTCCGGCCGCGACGAGCGAACCGAAGGTCAGGACCAGGACGATGCCGGCGATGACGACGCCGACGATCTCGCCCGAGCCGGTCTCCGGCATGGTCTGGAGGGCGTCACCGCCGACCTCGACGGTCAGACCCTTGCCCTGCGCGTTGTGTCCGGCCTGGGTCAGCGCCTCGCGCGTCTCGTCGGTCAGCTCCATCGCGTTGACCTTGTAGGCGACGGAGACGTAGGCGGTGGAGCCGTTCTGGGAGACGGCCTGCCCGGTGTACGGGTCGGTGACCGAGACGATCTGGTCCGAGCCGGACTTGAGCGCGGCGACGGTCTCCTCGACGACGGCCTTGTGCGCCGGGTCGGTCATCTTCTGGCCCTCGGGGGCCTGGAAGACGACGCGGGCGGTGGCTCCGTCGGCTCCGGCGCCCGGGAAGCGCTCTTCGAGCAGGTCGAAGGCGCGCTGGGCCTCGGTGCCGGGGATCGAGAAGGAGCTGGAGGTCGCGACGGGTGCGGTGGCGGCGCCGATCCCGGCGACCGCCAGGAGGGCCACCCACAGGAGGGCGACGAGCCGTCGGCGCCGGAAGGCGGAACGACCCAACTTGTACAGGAACGTGGCCACGGGGGCGTACTCCCATTTCGTGGTGGGACAGGGCATGGGGAGCCGGCCCGACGGCGTGAGCGGTTCGACGTCAGGTGGAGCGGGCGGAACGGGTACTGCTGGGGTCAGACGCCGAGTGAGGGGAGCACGACGGCGTCGACGTACGCGCTGAGGAACGCGCGGTCGACCGGCTGATCGTCGATCAGCGGCCGGGCGATGAACGCACCGATCAACATGTGGGGGATGAGCTTCAGCGCCGGGTTCCCGGCGGCGACCTCACCCCTGCGGACCGCTCTGCGCAGCACTTCGTCGAGGCCGTTCATCTCGGGTTCGATGAGCAGCTCGCGCAGCGCCCGGTGCAGTTCGGGATTGGTGTGGACGGCATGGGCGAGGCCCCGCATCAGCGCGGAGTCCTTCTCCATCTGGCAGTCGTCCGTCCGCGCCATCAGTTCGTGGAAGTCGCCGCGCAGCGAACCGGTGTCGATCTCGGAGAGGTCGGCCGGCTTGTTGGCGCGCAACGCCCTGGCGACCAGCTCGGGCTTGCTCCCCCACTGGCGGTAGAGGGTGGCCTTGCTGGAGTGGGTGCGGGCGGCGACGGCGTCCATGGTGAGGGCGTCGTAGCCGACCTCGCGGAGGAGGTCGAGCACGGCTCCGTACAGCTCGGACTCACGCTCTGGGGTGAGCCTGCTGCGGGCCATGACCTGACTCCTGCCGAACGAAACGGTTTCGTACAGTACGAAGATACCCTCCCCCTCAGCGAAACGAAACCGTTTCGTACGTGTCCTGGGCCACACCGCGCACCGCGGCCCGCGCCACGACCGTGAAGACGCCCGCAAGCACGTACGAGTTGCCACACCCCCTTCCCGCGGAAAGCATGAGGAGGTGAGTGACGACGTCGCGTATCTCCGTTTTCCGCACCTCCACGACGACCTGCTGTGCTTCGCCGCCGAGGACGATCTCTGGATCGCCCCGCTCGTCCCCGAGGGCCACCGCCCCGGCCGGGCCTGGCGGCTCACCGTCGACCGGACGCGGGTCGGCCACCCGCGCTTCTCGCCGGACGGCCGGCAGATCGCGTACACGAACTGGCGCAGCCTCGACCCAGAGATCCATCTCGTACCCGTCGAAGGCGGGTCCGCCCGGCGGCTCACCTACTGGGGCTCCACCGACACCCGCGTCTGCGGCTGGACACCCCCCGACAAGGACGGCCGCTCGGACATCCTCGCCGTCTCCTCGCACGGGCAGCCCTTCTCGTACTTCTCGTGGGCCTACAACGTCCCCACCGACGGCTCCCCCGGCGGCCGCCTCCCCTGGGGCCCGGTCTCCGACATCGCCGTCACCGAGCAGTGCGGCGGCAGAACCACCGAGAACACCGAGTACACCGGCAAGGGCGGGGACACGGCAGGGGAGACCGAGCGCCGCACCCTCCTCCTCACCGGAAAGCCGCCGCACGAGCCGGCCGCCTGGAAGCGCTACCTCGGCGGCGCCACCGGCCGACTCTGGCTGCACGGCGAGCGGCTGCTCCCCGACATCGGCGGCCACCTCGACTGCCCGATGGCCGTCGACGGCCGGGTCGCGTTCCTCTCCGACCACGAGGGCGTCGGCAACCTCTACTCCTGCCTGCCCGACGGCACCGACCTGCTCCGCCACACCGACCACGACGAGTTCTACGCCCGCCACGCCTCCAGCGACGGACGCCGGGTCGTCTACCAGTGCGCCGGCGACCTGTGGATCGTCGACGCCCTCACCCCCGGCTCCCGCCCCCGGAGACTGGAGGTGCGGCTCGGCGGCCAGCGCGTCGGCCGACGCCCGTACCAGGTGCCCGCCGCCCACCACATCGACGCGGTCTCCGTCGACGAGACCGGCCGGGCCAGCGCCGTCTCCGTACGCGGCAGCCTCTACTGGCTGACCCACCGCGACGGCCCGGCCCGCACGATCGTCGACACCCCGGGCGTCCGGGTCAGGCTGCCCGAGATGCTGGGCAGCGGCGGCCAGGTCGCGTACGTCACCGACGCCGAGGGCGAGGACGCCGTCGAGGTCGCCTATCTGCCCCGCGCCAGCGGCGACCGGCCGCCCCTCCGCCTCGCCTCCGGCGAACTCGGCCGGGTCGAGGAACTCGTCGCCGACCCGGACGGCGAACGTCTCGCCCTCGCCTCCCACGACGGCCGACTGCTCCTCCTCGACGCCACCGAGGACTCCAACGGGGAGGTCACCGAACTCATCCGGTCCGTCAACGGCCCCGTCCGCGACCTGGCCTTCTCCCCCGACGGCGGCTGGCTCACCTGGTCCCACCCGGGCATCGGCCGCTCCCTGCGCTCGATCAAGATGGCCCGGATCTCCGGCCCCGGCGCCCGGACCGTCATCGACGTCACCAACGGACGCTTCGAGGACGAGAACCCCGTCTTCACCCGCGACGGCCGCTATCTCGCCTTCCTGTCCTGGCGGGGCTTCGACCCGGTGTACGACGTGCACACCGGCGACCTGTCCTTCCCGCTGGGCTGCCGCCCCTACCTGGTCCCCCTCTCCTCCGCGACCCCCTCGCCGTTCGCGCTGCTCCCCGACGGACGCCCGGCGGCGGGCGGTCTCGACCCGGCCGACGACGACACGGAGGCGACCACCGACGGCACGGTCACCGTCGAGACCGAGGGACTCGCCGACCGGGTCACCCCCTTCCCGGTCGCCGCCTCCAAGTACTCCGCCCTCCACCCGGTCAGCGGCGGCGGTCTGGTCTGGCTGCGCTGGCCCATCTCGGGCGCGCTCGGCGAGACCTTCGCCAACCCGACCGACACCTCGGGCAAGCCCACCCTGGAGCACTTCTCCATCACCAAGGCCCGCAAGAGCGAACTCGCCAAGGACCTCGACTGGTTCGCGGTCAGCGGCGACGGCAGCCGGCTGGTCGTCGCCGACGACGGCGATCTGCGGGCCGTGCCCGCCACCGAGTCGGGGGACGGCGACTCCACCGTCTACCTGGACCTGCGGCGCATCCTCCACGAGATCGAACCGGGCGCCGAGTGGCGGCAGGCCTTCGACGAGGCGGGCCGGATCGTCCGCGCCTACTTCTGGGAGCCCGACATGGGCGGGGTCGACTGGACGGCCGTCCTCGACCAGTACCGTCCGCTCGTCGAACGGGTCTCCTCCCCGGAC
This sequence is a window from Streptomyces sp. NBC_00691. Protein-coding genes within it:
- a CDS encoding S41 family peptidase; the encoded protein is MSDDVAYLRFPHLHDDLLCFAAEDDLWIAPLVPEGHRPGRAWRLTVDRTRVGHPRFSPDGRQIAYTNWRSLDPEIHLVPVEGGSARRLTYWGSTDTRVCGWTPPDKDGRSDILAVSSHGQPFSYFSWAYNVPTDGSPGGRLPWGPVSDIAVTEQCGGRTTENTEYTGKGGDTAGETERRTLLLTGKPPHEPAAWKRYLGGATGRLWLHGERLLPDIGGHLDCPMAVDGRVAFLSDHEGVGNLYSCLPDGTDLLRHTDHDEFYARHASSDGRRVVYQCAGDLWIVDALTPGSRPRRLEVRLGGQRVGRRPYQVPAAHHIDAVSVDETGRASAVSVRGSLYWLTHRDGPARTIVDTPGVRVRLPEMLGSGGQVAYVTDAEGEDAVEVAYLPRASGDRPPLRLASGELGRVEELVADPDGERLALASHDGRLLLLDATEDSNGEVTELIRSVNGPVRDLAFSPDGGWLTWSHPGIGRSLRSIKMARISGPGARTVIDVTNGRFEDENPVFTRDGRYLAFLSWRGFDPVYDVHTGDLSFPLGCRPYLVPLSSATPSPFALLPDGRPAAGGLDPADDDTEATTDGTVTVETEGLADRVTPFPVAASKYSALHPVSGGGLVWLRWPISGALGETFANPTDTSGKPTLEHFSITKARKSELAKDLDWFAVSGDGSRLVVADDGDLRAVPATESGDGDSTVYLDLRRILHEIEPGAEWRQAFDEAGRIVRAYFWEPDMGGVDWTAVLDQYRPLVERVSSPDEFADLLREVLGELGTSHAYVTPARRNEGPPHYQRPMGLLGANLVPRETGWTVKRILPGESSDSKARSPLAGTGIREGAVLTHVDGRPVDPVAGPYPLLSGTGGTTVELTFTPAEGEGRARRVAVVPLVDDRPLRYQDWVAKRRAVVRDISGGRCGYLHIPDMGGSGWAQFNRDLRMEVSRPALIVDVRGNAGGNISELVMEKLTRSILGWDLTRNAQPVSYASNAPRGPIVALADEATSSDGDMITAAFKLLGLGPVVGQRTWGGVVGMTGRHRLGDGTQITVPMNAAWFPEYGWSLENHGVEPDLAVLRTPLDWAEGRHAQLDDAVEVALALLAETPAASPPGYVDLPDRSRPKLPPRATAEE
- a CDS encoding TetR/AcrR family transcriptional regulator, which produces MARSRLTPERESELYGAVLDLLREVGYDALTMDAVAARTHSSKATLYRQWGSKPELVARALRANKPADLSEIDTGSLRGDFHELMARTDDCQMEKDSALMRGLAHAVHTNPELHRALRELLIEPEMNGLDEVLRRAVRRGEVAAGNPALKLIPHMLIGAFIARPLIDDQPVDRAFLSAYVDAVVLPSLGV